The stretch of DNA TATTGGACTTCGGACATTTGAATGACACCGTATCGTTCGATGTGGATGTCCCGCAATCGGGGGAAACTTCCTTGATCTACACGTATTCCAATGGAGGAACGGGGACAAGCCGGGCCGTGTATATTGACGGGAAAAGAGCAACTGATTTGAGCGGGGGGCCTGCCCGAATCTATTTTTCCCCAACGAATAACAGCAGCTCCTACAGCCAGGACGGGTATTTTATCGTTCCGCATCTTGACGCAGGGAAACACAAGGTAACACTCAAAATGGACGAGGAGAGCGGGAACGGCAGCATCAACATCAGAGGTCTGACGTTAGGTTACTTCAATGAACCGTCACTGCGCCTGATGGACGCCGGACTCGCGGCTCTGGGAGCTTCGCATATCGAGATCGGCACCGCCGAGAATTTCGAGGAAGGTCCAAATATGCTTGCCCATGAATACTATCCGAACCGAAGCAAGAAGATGCTGGAGTCCACGAAGGAATCCATGAAGGAGTACTACAAGTTCAACGCCGCTTATGAGAATCTGCTGTTTGACAGCAAGGCCGATCCTAACGCATCGGTAGGCGTGGAAGCAAGCGGCAGCAGCCTTGCAACCAGCAGCAATGGGACCCAGGATACCATCTGGACCACCGTACGGAAGAATCGTTCGAATACCGGGTTTGAACGCTACGATGTGCTGCATCTTATCAATCTGCTGAACAATGATGATAACTGGAGAAACACCGCAAATGAGCCGGTCCTGCAGAATAACCTTAAAGTGACTTATGATATCGGATTAACGGAAAAGGATGCGCCGAATCTGAAGGTCTATGCCGCCACCCCGGATTCCAATCATGGCATGTCTACGGAACTGAAGTACACATGGAATGGAACCCGTCTCACGATTGATCTGCCTTCATTAAAGTATTGGACCATGATTTATATCGACAAAGCGAACAACGCGGGGGATACGGTAAGCGCAGATGTAAGCCATTTGAACAGTTTTACCTTGCCTGCTTACGACAAGTCCTATTCGGATGTCACCTCCAGCCACTGGGCATATGGCGCCATCTATTCCTTATCGGAGAAGAATGTGATTAGCGGAATGACGGATAACACTTTTGTTCCGTCGGCCAAGGTTACACGCGCCCAGTTCGCCGCGCTGCTGGCTAGAGCGCTCCATTTGCAGAGCACGGGCCCTGCCCCATTCCAAGATGTAAGGGCGGGCGCTTGGTATTCATCCGCTGTTGCCGCAGCTTATGAAGCCGGAATCATTGCCGGACGCGGCGCCGGCAGGTTCGCGCCAAGCGAAGCCATTACACGGCAGGAAATGGCGGTCATGCTGGCAAAAGCATTCGAGCGGGCGGGTGGAGGCGATGCGGCGAGCGGCCAGGGTCTGACGTTCCGGGATCGCGGGTATATTGCGGCATGGGCGCTCCCAGCCGTGCAATCCGTCATCGGTACCGGACTCATGGCCGGTCAGGCGGACGGCCGCTTTGCTCCGGTACAGACGGCTACCCGCGCGGAAGCGGCGCAGACCATCGCCAATCTGTTGAACAAGACAGCCAACTGATTGAGGCAGCCTTAAAACAATAAAACTCAAAAACAGTCCCATGATCCACATCACAAAGCGGATCATGGGACTGTTTGTTTGGGCTGATTTGGGCAGAACAGTCTCTCTTCTCGTATTGCAAGCCTGACCTTCCATTGCATGAATGGCCATAGCGTATTTGCTTATTTAATCGCACCCTGCGTAATACCGCTGATGATCCATTTTTGCGCGGACAGGTAAACGACGATCATCGGCAGCAGCGCCAGCAGGTAGGAGGCGAAAGCCAGATTGAAGTCGGTGCTGAATTGCCCCTGGAATACGTACTGCACAAGCGGCAGCGTATATTGGCTTGGATCGGCAAGCAGAATGAGCGGGAGCAGGAAATCGTTCCAGGTTGACAAACTGGACAAAATAATGACCGTTGCGCTGATCGGACCGAGCAGCGGGAAAATAATCTTCCAGAAAGTTCCCCAGGTCGATGTGCCGTCGACCGTCGCGGCTTCTTCCAGCTCAAGCGGGATAGAACGGATATATCCGACATAGACGAACACGTTGAACGGAAGACCGTATACGATGTACAGGAGAATGAGACCGGGAATATTGTTCATGGAGAGATCGGTCGTTACCTTTACAACAGGCAGCATGATGATCTGAAACGGAATGAACATGGCGCTGACGAAATACAGATACAGGAGCTTAAAGAATCTCCGGTTCATATTTCTTGCTATGGCATAGGAGACGAGCGAGTTGGTCAGCAGGATAAATCCAACCGAAATAACCGTGATGACTGCGCTGTTCTGAAGAGCATGGAAGAAATCGGTCGCTTTAATGGCGTTGCTGAAATTCTCAAAATGCAGCCCGGTCGGCAGTGAAAAAATGGACTGTGCCATCTCTTCGGGATTCTTGAGCGCGATGCTGACAGCCATGTAGAGCGGGAACAGAATCAGGATAGAACCGAGCGCAATGAGTGTGGTCGCCAGCCAGTTGGTATTTTTTCTCATTACAGGTCCATCTCCCGTCTTTGTAGAACTTTAATCTGAAACAGAGAAATCGCTACGATAACGATAAAATAGATGACGGCGTTCGCCGATTGATACGCAAATTCTCCGCCTGTGAATCCGCCTTGATAAATCAGCAGAGCGATCGACTGAGTGGAGCGTCCCGGTCCGCCTCCGGTCAAAGCGACGATCTGGTCAAAGATCATAAGTCCGCCCTTCATGGCCAGAACCATATTGATGGTGAAGAAGGATGCAAGCATCGGGAAGGTAATGCTCCAGAATTCTTTCCATTTGCTGGCCCCATCCAGACTGGAGGCTTCATACAGATCCGCAGGAATCGTCTGCAGGCCGGCAAGATAGAGGATTGTGTTATAAGCGATGCCCTGCCAGACGCCGACAATAACGATACCCACCCATGCCCAGTCGGGATTTCCGAGAATATTCTGCGACAGGAAGTCGCTTCCGAGCTTTGCGCCCCATACCGTAAAGGCATTGGAGAACAGGTAATTAAAAATGTAGCCGACAATCAGGACGCCGAGCACGTTCGGCAGAAAGTATACGCCTCGGAAGAAATTCTTGGCTTTGATCTTGGCGTTCAGTCCCAGCGCAATCAGGAGACTGATGACATTGATAAGAATGGTGGCCGCAATGGCGTACTTGAATGTAAAAAAGTAGGAATTAAGCACGTTCTCGTCTTTGAACACGTTGATGAAGTTCTTGAAACCGACAAAAGCATATCCGTCACTGAAACCGTCCCAGTTGGTAAAGGAGTAAAAAATGCCTTGAAGGGCGGGGAAGGTATGAAAAGCAAAAAACAGGAACAGCGCGGGTATGGTCATCAAATAATATGCGATCCGGCGTTTAGCCATTGTTCCGTCCTCCTTAAAGAAGTGCCGGAGAGAGAAGAGATCTTCTCCTCCAGCAGCCTTAAGCTTTTATCAGAATTTCCGTTGGAACCTTAGGATATAACTTGAGAGTGTACCCGCGGTTCATGTGATTATGCTTTATTTGCGGTCGGCAACTTTGTCCCATTCCGTGTCCAGCTTGCTTACAAAAGCGTCGACGTCTTTCTTTTGCAGGAATTCTTGCAGAAGCGTATCGATCTTCATGGCTGCAGGGATGTAATGGTCGGAGAAGTCCACCAGATTGCCGGCGGTGAATGCTTCTTTCAAACCTTCAACGGTTTTATCGTCTTGAGTTACACCCGTAATAGTCGGGAACGCTTTTTGCTCCGTGATATATTGCTTAACATTTTCCGGTTGCATCATGAAGTCGATAAACTTCTTCGCTTCTTCTTTGTGCTTAGTCGTTTTGGAAATGGCCAGCAGCGTATCCACACCGGTTACGAGCTTATTCTTGGACGGATCATTGGTTGCGGGAAGTACGAATACGCCCAAATCGATCGAAGGGTTGGCTTTCTGGATTTCAGGAATGGCCCATACACCCTGCAAATACATTGCTGCTTCGCCCTTGGCGAAAGCCACGTTGCCGTCGTTGTAGGTTTTGCCGTAAATATCTTTCTGTGCATATTCGGTCAATTGGAGCTGCTTTTGTACGACTTCATTAATGGTACCCGTGAATTTGGCGGAGCCGGCA from Paenibacillus sophorae encodes:
- a CDS encoding carbohydrate ABC transporter permease — protein: MAKRRIAYYLMTIPALFLFFAFHTFPALQGIFYSFTNWDGFSDGYAFVGFKNFINVFKDENVLNSYFFTFKYAIAATILINVISLLIALGLNAKIKAKNFFRGVYFLPNVLGVLIVGYIFNYLFSNAFTVWGAKLGSDFLSQNILGNPDWAWVGIVIVGVWQGIAYNTILYLAGLQTIPADLYEASSLDGASKWKEFWSITFPMLASFFTINMVLAMKGGLMIFDQIVALTGGGPGRSTQSIALLIYQGGFTGGEFAYQSANAVIYFIVIVAISLFQIKVLQRREMDL
- a CDS encoding carbohydrate ABC transporter permease translates to MRKNTNWLATTLIALGSILILFPLYMAVSIALKNPEEMAQSIFSLPTGLHFENFSNAIKATDFFHALQNSAVITVISVGFILLTNSLVSYAIARNMNRRFFKLLYLYFVSAMFIPFQIIMLPVVKVTTDLSMNNIPGLILLYIVYGLPFNVFVYVGYIRSIPLELEEAATVDGTSTWGTFWKIIFPLLGPISATVIILSSLSTWNDFLLPLILLADPSQYTLPLVQYVFQGQFSTDFNLAFASYLLALLPMIVVYLSAQKWIISGITQGAIK
- a CDS encoding glycoside hydrolase family 66 protein, which gives rise to MRTKKAIAYFCMLLMLVQTSTVGYGRVGMASAAAGDTPPEHRITQMVPSKARFAPGQSAELILTLDQSAAWSGKLHLQIYQLNTLVAEGEKDLTVQKDGSAELKIDWNPPAGDFKGYMAKAWIEGAAADDYVTAAIDVSSDWTHFLRYGYVADFPKETAAESDAKLKELSQEYYINAYQFYDWMWRHDVSVYSKTDENGKPLLDTNGRFITAPVDENSSYTDLLGRLLFPLTIKQSVSAAQKYGSAAMAYEMNYAARENYQDFGVKPEWGLYNKTATETRTPEKDQVGFNFDGVKPHPTALYLQDPGNPEWQSYITKQYVRAINDYGFDGIHLDQWGANDNDYLLGYDGTKRYYSKDFDKIINAAKDALKANNANKSHVTLNMVGGNKGYSAVPNPNTKTDFDYSEIWQDQDKYKDLQQVVGETREADGGKAMVIAGYMNYKEATGVQYNGSEAKAVPPLVLDKDTILDFGHLNDTVSFDVDVPQSGETSLIYTYSNGGTGTSRAVYIDGKRATDLSGGPARIYFSPTNNSSSYSQDGYFIVPHLDAGKHKVTLKMDEESGNGSINIRGLTLGYFNEPSLRLMDAGLAALGASHIEIGTAENFEEGPNMLAHEYYPNRSKKMLESTKESMKEYYKFNAAYENLLFDSKADPNASVGVEASGSSLATSSNGTQDTIWTTVRKNRSNTGFERYDVLHLINLLNNDDNWRNTANEPVLQNNLKVTYDIGLTEKDAPNLKVYAATPDSNHGMSTELKYTWNGTRLTIDLPSLKYWTMIYIDKANNAGDTVSADVSHLNSFTLPAYDKSYSDVTSSHWAYGAIYSLSEKNVISGMTDNTFVPSAKVTRAQFAALLARALHLQSTGPAPFQDVRAGAWYSSAVAAAYEAGIIAGRGAGRFAPSEAITRQEMAVMLAKAFERAGGGDAASGQGLTFRDRGYIAAWALPAVQSVIGTGLMAGQADGRFAPVQTATRAEAAQTIANLLNKTAN